In Cotesia glomerata isolate CgM1 linkage group LG3, MPM_Cglom_v2.3, whole genome shotgun sequence, one genomic interval encodes:
- the LOC123260418 gene encoding dehydrogenase/reductase SDR family member 7 has product MWCELVGAITIIYYLFYIIFPWFIDCDVQLYLKEKFGQPIYVLSGKVVWITGSSSGIGEHLAYELAKVNCKLILSARREEELIRVKQQCLKINPSLQDSDVEVFKFDVCDYDCHEKSLGYIIKKFGKLDILVNNAGRSQRATWEKIDIKVDKDLFDLNVFSAINLSRLVYRYFAEVGSGHLVVTSSLAGILGVPFSGSYTGSKHALHGYFESLRGEKMNPNIPITMVCPGAISTPFLSHSFTETPGVEFGEKTDVNASNKLTPERCGYLMAIAIANRLNECWISKAGALQITYLIRYYPNLAEMILTKLGPKFFQRLRDNKVTVDTK; this is encoded by the exons ATGTGGTGCGAATTAGTAGGagcaataacaattatttattatcttttttatataatatttccTTGGTTCATCGACTGCGATGTGCAATTGtacttaaaagaaaaatttggcCAGCCAATAT aTGTATTAAGCGGAAAAGTTGTTTGGATCACTGGCTCCTCAAGTGGAATTGGAGAACATCTAGCATATGAACTTGCTAaagttaattgtaaattaatattatcagcACGTCGAGAAGAAGAGTTGATAAGAGTTAAGCAACAATGCTTGAAAATAAATCCAAGTTTGCAAGATAGTGAtgttgaagtttttaaatttgacgTTTGTGATTATGACTGCCATGAAAAGTCTTTaggttatattattaaaaaattcggcAAG ttGGATATTTTGGTAAATAATGCAGGAAGATCACAAAGAGCTACTTGGGAAAAAATAGACATAAAAGTAGACAAAGATTTATTTGACTTAAATGTATTTTCAGCAATAAATTTAAGCCGATTAGTTTATCGCTACTTTGCAGAAGTTGGATCTGGACATTTAGTTGTAACTTCAAGCTTAGCTGGAATTTTAGGAGTCCCATTTTCAGGATCTTACACAGGATCTAAACATGCTTTACAT gGTTACTTCGAGAGTCTGAGAGGCGAAAAAATGAACCCGAATATACCGATAACAATGGTATGTCCCGGAGCTATAAGCACTCCATTTTTGTCCCACAGTTTCACTGAGACTCCCGGAGTAGAGTTTGGTGAAAAAACAGATGTAAATGCATCGAATAAACTTACTCCTGAacgatgtgggtacttgatGGCGATAGCTATTGCTAATCGTCTCAATGAATGCTGGATTTCCAAAGCTGGTGCGTTGCAGATCACTTACTTGATTAGATACTATCCAAATTTAGCTGaaat gatattaacaaaattaggTCCGAAATTTTTCCAACGTCTCCGCGACAACAAAGTGACAGTAGATACAAAATaa
- the LOC123260419 gene encoding 28S ribosomal protein S2, mitochondrial isoform X2: MLGHSIRISSALSFKLLRPFLRVRNFSTQTEPLPSQSESEFLNPNDPPLIDPLKHPDFFGVHQLFTVKDLFDARVHYGHKIGSLDDRMKPFIFGSRLGHLIFDLDQTAVLLREALNFTAHTAFRKGVILFVCRNPQVTHLVEKTALECKEFAHTRFWLDGIFTDSTKKFKAVTRLPDLVILINTLNDVLRQNNAVRDSAKMCIPTVGIVDTNCNPNLVTYPVPGNDDTPVAVELYCKLFKEAIMRGKSARAKLFHLLDE, translated from the exons ATGTTGGGACATTCTATTAGAATCTCATCCG ctCTGAGTTTTAAACTCTTACGACCATTTTTGCGtgtgagaaatttttcaaCGCAAACTGAACCTCTTCCCAGTCAAAGTGAATCTGAGTTTCTCAATCCGAATg atccaCCACTAATAGACCCACTAAAGCACCCGGACTTCTTCGGAGTCCATCAGCTGTTTACCgtaaaagatttatttgaCGCGCGAGTCCACTACGGTCATAAAATCGGGTCTCTAGATGACCGTATGAAACCTTTCATCTTCGGATCACGCCTCGGTCATCTAATATTCGACCTGGACCAGACAGCAGTGCTGTTACGAGAAGCCCTAAACTTCACAGCACACACTGCATTTCGCAAAGGAGTTATTCTATTTGTCTGTCGTAACCCGCAAGTGACGCACTTGGTGGAAAAAACTGCCCTCGAGTGCAAGGAATTCGCTCACACTCGCTTCTGGCTAGACGGAATCTTCACAGACTCCACCAAGAAGTTCAAAGCAGTGACGCGGCTCCCAGATCTGGTCATCCTGATCAACACCCTTAATGACGTTCTTCGTCAGAACAACGCAGTTCGGGACAGCGCCAAGATGTGCATCCCCACCGTGGGAATCGTCGACACCAATTGCAATCCTAATTTAGTGACTTATCCAGTCCCGGGTAACGATGACACTCCAGTCGCTGTTGAACTTTACTGTAAATTATTCAAAGAAGCTATCATGCGCGGCAAAAGCGCACGCGCTAAAttatttcatcttcttgatgaATAA
- the LOC123260419 gene encoding 28S ribosomal protein S2, mitochondrial isoform X1 — translation MLGHSIRISSGKALSFKLLRPFLRVRNFSTQTEPLPSQSESEFLNPNDPPLIDPLKHPDFFGVHQLFTVKDLFDARVHYGHKIGSLDDRMKPFIFGSRLGHLIFDLDQTAVLLREALNFTAHTAFRKGVILFVCRNPQVTHLVEKTALECKEFAHTRFWLDGIFTDSTKKFKAVTRLPDLVILINTLNDVLRQNNAVRDSAKMCIPTVGIVDTNCNPNLVTYPVPGNDDTPVAVELYCKLFKEAIMRGKSARAKLFHLLDE, via the exons ATGTTGGGACATTCTATTAGAATCTCATCCGGTaaag ctCTGAGTTTTAAACTCTTACGACCATTTTTGCGtgtgagaaatttttcaaCGCAAACTGAACCTCTTCCCAGTCAAAGTGAATCTGAGTTTCTCAATCCGAATg atccaCCACTAATAGACCCACTAAAGCACCCGGACTTCTTCGGAGTCCATCAGCTGTTTACCgtaaaagatttatttgaCGCGCGAGTCCACTACGGTCATAAAATCGGGTCTCTAGATGACCGTATGAAACCTTTCATCTTCGGATCACGCCTCGGTCATCTAATATTCGACCTGGACCAGACAGCAGTGCTGTTACGAGAAGCCCTAAACTTCACAGCACACACTGCATTTCGCAAAGGAGTTATTCTATTTGTCTGTCGTAACCCGCAAGTGACGCACTTGGTGGAAAAAACTGCCCTCGAGTGCAAGGAATTCGCTCACACTCGCTTCTGGCTAGACGGAATCTTCACAGACTCCACCAAGAAGTTCAAAGCAGTGACGCGGCTCCCAGATCTGGTCATCCTGATCAACACCCTTAATGACGTTCTTCGTCAGAACAACGCAGTTCGGGACAGCGCCAAGATGTGCATCCCCACCGTGGGAATCGTCGACACCAATTGCAATCCTAATTTAGTGACTTATCCAGTCCCGGGTAACGATGACACTCCAGTCGCTGTTGAACTTTACTGTAAATTATTCAAAGAAGCTATCATGCGCGGCAAAAGCGCACGCGCTAAAttatttcatcttcttgatgaATAA